One part of the Flavobacterium johnsoniae UW101 genome encodes these proteins:
- the rplW gene encoding 50S ribosomal protein L23, whose translation MSIIIRPIVTEKVTKESEVLNRFGFVVDKKANKVQIKKAVEAAYGVTIVSVNTMNVRPDRSTKYTKSGLISGKTNAIKKAIVQVQEGETIDFYNNI comes from the coding sequence ATGAGTATCATAATTAGACCTATAGTAACTGAAAAAGTAACCAAAGAAAGTGAAGTTCTTAACCGTTTCGGATTCGTTGTTGACAAAAAAGCAAACAAAGTTCAAATTAAGAAAGCTGTTGAAGCTGCTTATGGAGTAACTATCGTTTCTGTTAACACAATGAATGTGAGACCAGACAGATCTACTAAATACACTAAAAGTGGTTTAATCAGTGGAAAGACAAATGCAATCAAAAAAGCAATTGTTCAAGTACAAGAAGGAGAAACAATTGATTTTTACAACAATATCTAA
- the rplD gene encoding 50S ribosomal protein L4: MEVKVLDFNGKDTGRKVQLSDSVFAIEPNNHAVYLDVKQYLANQRQGTHKAKERAEVTGSTRKIKKQKGTGTARAGSVKNPLFKGGGTVFGPRPRSYSFKLNKNLKRLARKSAFSIKAKESNIIVLEDFNFEAPNTKNFINVLKALGLENKKSLFVLGESNKNVYLSSRNLKASNVVTSSELSTYAILNTNNLVLLEGSLELIEENLSK; this comes from the coding sequence ATGGAAGTAAAAGTATTAGATTTCAACGGAAAAGATACTGGAAGAAAAGTTCAACTTTCTGATTCAGTATTCGCAATTGAACCAAACAATCACGCAGTATATCTTGATGTTAAGCAATATCTTGCTAATCAAAGACAAGGTACTCATAAAGCTAAAGAAAGAGCTGAAGTAACTGGAAGTACGCGTAAGATTAAAAAACAAAAAGGTACGGGTACGGCTCGTGCGGGAAGTGTTAAGAATCCTTTGTTTAAAGGTGGAGGAACAGTTTTCGGGCCAAGACCAAGAAGTTATTCATTCAAATTGAATAAAAACTTAAAAAGATTGGCTAGAAAATCAGCTTTCTCTATCAAAGCAAAAGAGTCGAATATTATCGTTCTTGAAGACTTTAATTTTGAAGCGCCAAACACTAAAAATTTCATTAACGTTTTGAAAGCTTTAGGGTTAGAAAATAAAAAATCTCTATTTGTGTTGGGTGAGTCAAATAAAAATGTATATTTGTCGTCACGCAATTTAAAGGCCTCTAATGTCGTAACTAGCTCAGAATTAAGCACTTACGCAATATTAAACACTAATAATTTAGTGCTTTTGGAGGGTTCTTTAGAGTTAATTGAAGAAAATTTAAGTAAATAA
- the rpsJ gene encoding 30S ribosomal protein S10 has product MSQKIRIKLKSYDHMLVDKSAEKIVKTVKTTGAVVTGPIPLPTHKKLFTVLRSPHVNKKAREQFEVMSYKRLIDIYSSSSKTIDALMKLELPSGVEVEIKV; this is encoded by the coding sequence ATGAGTCAAAAAATCAGAATAAAACTAAAATCTTACGATCACATGTTGGTAGATAAATCTGCTGAAAAGATCGTAAAAACAGTAAAAACTACTGGAGCAGTTGTGACAGGTCCAATCCCGTTGCCAACTCACAAAAAACTTTTCACTGTATTGCGTTCTCCGCACGTTAACAAAAAAGCGAGAGAGCAATTTGAAGTAATGTCATACAAGAGATTGATTGATATTTATTCATCTTCATCTAAAACTATTGATGCTTTAATGAAACTTGAGTTACCAAGTGGTGTTGAAGTAGAGATTAAAGTATAA
- the rpmC gene encoding 50S ribosomal protein L29 — protein sequence MKQSEIKDLSAAELQEKLSQTKKVYADLKMAHAISPIANPLRIRSVRRTVARLATELTKRELQ from the coding sequence ATGAAACAATCAGAAATAAAAGATCTTTCTGCAGCGGAGTTGCAAGAAAAGCTTAGTCAAACTAAGAAAGTATATGCTGACCTAAAAATGGCTCACGCTATTTCTCCAATTGCTAACCCACTTCGAATTAGAAGCGTTAGAAGAACAGTTGCTAGATTAGCTACAGAGTTAACTAAAAGAGAGTTACAATAA
- the rpsQ gene encoding 30S ribosomal protein S17, with product MEEKRNLRKERIGVVTSNKMDKSIVISEVRKVKHPLYGKFVLKTKKYVAHDETNDCNIGDTVRISETRPLSKTKCWRLVEILERAK from the coding sequence ATGGAAGAAAAAAGAAATTTAAGAAAAGAAAGAATAGGTGTTGTTACTTCAAATAAGATGGATAAATCTATCGTTATTTCAGAAGTAAGAAAAGTAAAACACCCATTATACGGTAAGTTCGTGTTGAAAACTAAGAAATATGTTGCACACGACGAAACAAACGACTGTAACATTGGTGATACTGTAAGAATTAGCGAAACGCGTCCTTTAAGTAAAACGAAATGTTGGAGATTAGTTGAAATCTTAGAAAGAGCTAAATAA
- the rplV gene encoding 50S ribosomal protein L22, with the protein MGVRKRETADARKEANKSIAFAKLNNCPTSPRKMRLVADLVRGQKVERALNILRFSSKEASRKLEKLLLSAINNWEQKNSEGNLEEAGLFVKEIRVDGGMMLKRLRPAPQGRAHRIRKRSNHVTIVLGAINNTQSNS; encoded by the coding sequence ATGGGAGTTCGTAAAAGAGAAACAGCAGATGCGAGAAAAGAGGCTAATAAGTCTATCGCTTTCGCAAAATTGAATAACTGCCCTACTTCACCTAGAAAAATGCGCTTAGTAGCGGACTTGGTAAGAGGTCAGAAGGTAGAAAGAGCACTTAACATCTTAAGATTCAGTTCTAAAGAAGCTTCAAGAAAATTAGAAAAACTATTATTATCTGCAATCAACAACTGGGAGCAAAAAAATAGTGAAGGTAATTTAGAAGAAGCTGGATTATTTGTTAAAGAGATCAGAGTAGATGGTGGAATGATGTTAAAAAGACTTCGTCCAGCTCCACAAGGTCGTGCACACAGAATAAGAAAACGTTCTAATCACGTAACAATCGTGCTTGGAGCTATCAATAACACACAAAGCAATTCTTAA
- the rpsC gene encoding 30S ribosomal protein S3 produces MGQKTNPIGNRLGIIRGWDSNWYGGNDYGDKLAEDHKIRKYIHARLSKASVSKVIIERTLKLVTVTITTARPGIIIGKGGQEVDKLKEELKKVTDKEVQINIFEIKRPELDAYLVATSIARQIESRISYRRAIKMAIAASMRMNAEGIKVLISGRLNGAEMARSEGFKEGRIPLSTFRADIDYALAEAHTTYGRMGIKVWIMKGEVYGKRDLSPLAGMDKKQSGTGGGKGGDAPRGKSNFNKGGKPDARKRK; encoded by the coding sequence ATGGGACAAAAGACAAATCCAATTGGAAATAGACTTGGTATCATCAGAGGATGGGACTCAAACTGGTATGGTGGAAATGATTACGGCGATAAATTAGCTGAAGATCACAAAATCAGAAAGTATATCCACGCTCGTTTATCAAAAGCTAGTGTATCTAAAGTAATCATCGAGAGAACTTTAAAGCTTGTAACCGTTACTATCACTACTGCTAGACCTGGTATCATTATCGGAAAAGGCGGACAAGAGGTAGACAAGTTAAAAGAGGAACTTAAGAAAGTTACTGATAAAGAGGTTCAAATTAACATCTTTGAAATTAAAAGACCTGAGTTAGATGCTTATCTTGTGGCGACAAGCATCGCTCGTCAAATCGAAAGCCGTATTTCTTACAGACGTGCAATCAAAATGGCTATTGCTGCTTCTATGCGTATGAACGCTGAAGGTATCAAAGTTTTGATTTCTGGTCGTTTGAATGGTGCTGAGATGGCGCGTTCTGAAGGTTTCAAAGAAGGTAGAATTCCTCTATCAACTTTCAGAGCTGATATTGATTATGCTTTGGCTGAAGCTCACACTACTTACGGTAGAATGGGTATCAAAGTATGGATCATGAAAGGTGAAGTTTATGGAAAGAGAGATCTTTCTCCACTTGCTGGAATGGATAAAAAACAATCTGGTACTGGCGGTGGTAAAGGTGGAGATGCCCCTAGAGGTAAATCTAACTTTAATAAAGGTGGAAAACCAGACGCTCGTAAAAGAAAGTAA
- the rpsG gene encoding 30S ribosomal protein S7: MRKRAAKKRPLLPDPRFNDQLVTRFVNNLMWDGKKSTAFKVFYDAIDIIETKKQNDEKTSLEIWKDALTNVMPHVEVRSRRVGGATFQIPMQIRPDRKISMAMKWLILYARRRNEKSMAQRLASECLAAAKEEGAAVKKRMDTHKMAEANKAFSHFRF; the protein is encoded by the coding sequence ATGAGAAAAAGAGCGGCAAAGAAAAGACCACTTTTACCGGATCCTAGGTTTAACGACCAATTAGTAACACGTTTTGTGAATAACTTAATGTGGGATGGTAAGAAATCTACAGCTTTTAAAGTATTTTATGATGCTATTGATATCATCGAAACTAAAAAGCAAAATGATGAAAAAACTTCATTAGAAATTTGGAAAGATGCTTTAACAAACGTTATGCCTCACGTAGAAGTGCGTAGCCGTAGAGTTGGTGGAGCTACATTCCAAATCCCAATGCAGATTCGTCCGGACAGAAAAATTTCTATGGCTATGAAGTGGTTAATACTTTATGCTAGAAGAAGAAATGAAAAATCTATGGCACAACGTTTAGCATCAGAGTGTTTAGCTGCTGCTAAAGAAGAAGGTGCTGCGGTTAAGAAAAGAATGGATACTCACAAAATGGCAGAGGCTAATAAAGCATTCTCTCACTTTAGATTTTAA
- the rplC gene encoding 50S ribosomal protein L3 yields MSGLIGKKIGMTSIFDENGKNIPCTVIEAGPCVVTQVRTNEVDGYEALQLGFDDKNEKHSTKAALGHFKKAGTVAKKKVVEFQDFATEQKLGDLIDVSIFEEGEFVDVQGVSKGKGFQGVVKRHGFGGVGQATHGQHNRLRAPGSVGASSYPSRVFKGMRMAGRMGGDNVKVQNLRVLKVVAEKNLLVVKGCIPGHKNSYVIIQK; encoded by the coding sequence ATGTCTGGGTTAATTGGTAAAAAAATCGGCATGACTAGTATTTTCGACGAAAACGGGAAAAACATTCCTTGTACAGTAATCGAAGCTGGACCATGTGTTGTTACCCAAGTCAGAACCAACGAGGTTGACGGGTATGAAGCGTTGCAACTTGGTTTCGATGACAAAAACGAGAAACATTCTACTAAAGCTGCTTTAGGGCACTTTAAAAAAGCTGGAACTGTTGCTAAGAAAAAAGTCGTTGAATTCCAAGATTTTGCAACTGAGCAAAAATTAGGAGATCTTATTGATGTTTCTATTTTTGAAGAAGGAGAGTTTGTAGACGTGCAAGGTGTGTCTAAAGGTAAAGGTTTCCAAGGTGTTGTTAAACGTCACGGTTTTGGTGGGGTTGGGCAAGCTACACATGGTCAGCACAACCGTTTAAGAGCGCCAGGTTCTGTAGGAGCATCTTCTTATCCGTCTAGAGTATTCAAAGGAATGCGTATGGCTGGAAGAATGGGAGGAGATAATGTAAAAGTTCAAAACCTTAGAGTTTTAAAAGTAGTTGCTGAAAAGAATCTACTTGTTGTTAAAGGATGTATTCCAGGACACAAAAACTCTTACGTAATCATTCAGAAGTAA
- the rplP gene encoding 50S ribosomal protein L16 translates to MLQPKRTKYRKVQKGRMKGNSQRGHELSNGMFGIKSVHEDGMFLTSRQIEAARIAATRYMKREGQLWIKIFPDKPITKKPLEVRMGKGKGAVEYWAAVVKPGRIMFEVGGVPLSVAKEALRLAAQKLPVKTKFVVARDFEA, encoded by the coding sequence ATGTTACAGCCTAAAAGAACAAAATACCGTAAGGTACAAAAAGGTAGAATGAAGGGTAACTCTCAAAGAGGGCATGAACTTTCAAATGGAATGTTTGGTATTAAATCTGTGCATGAAGATGGAATGTTCTTAACTTCACGTCAAATCGAAGCTGCGCGTATCGCTGCAACTCGTTACATGAAAAGAGAAGGACAATTGTGGATTAAAATTTTCCCAGACAAACCTATCACTAAGAAACCTCTTGAAGTACGTATGGGTAAAGGTAAAGGAGCAGTTGAATATTGGGCTGCTGTTGTTAAACCAGGAAGAATTATGTTTGAAGTTGGAGGGGTTCCATTGTCAGTTGCAAAAGAGGCTTTACGTCTTGCAGCTCAAAAACTTCCAGTAAAAACTAAGTTCGTCGTTGCTAGAGATTTCGAAGCATAA
- the rplB gene encoding 50S ribosomal protein L2, translated as MSVRKLKPITPGQRFRVVNGYDAITTDKPERSLIAPIKNSGGRNSQGKMTMRYTGGGHKQRYRIIDFKRTKDGIPATVKSIEYDPNRTAFIALLAYADGEKTYIIAQNGLKVGQKLVSGPESQPEIGNTLPLSRIPLGTVISCIELRPGQGAVIARSAGTFAQLMARDGKYATIKMPSGETRLILLTCSATIGAVSNSDHQLVVSGKAGRTRWLGRRPRTRPVAMNPVDHPMGGGEGRSSGGHPRSRNGLPAKGYRTRSKKNPSNKYIVERRKK; from the coding sequence ATGTCAGTAAGAAAATTAAAACCTATTACCCCGGGTCAGCGATTTAGAGTTGTGAATGGTTATGACGCTATTACAACTGATAAGCCGGAACGCTCTTTGATAGCGCCGATAAAAAACTCAGGAGGTAGAAATAGTCAAGGAAAGATGACCATGCGTTATACGGGTGGTGGTCACAAGCAGAGATATCGTATTATTGATTTCAAAAGAACTAAAGATGGAATTCCAGCTACAGTGAAATCAATCGAATATGATCCAAATCGTACTGCGTTTATCGCTTTATTAGCTTATGCTGATGGAGAGAAAACTTATATTATCGCTCAAAACGGATTGAAAGTTGGTCAGAAATTAGTTTCTGGTCCAGAATCTCAACCAGAGATTGGTAATACTTTACCTTTAAGCAGAATTCCTCTTGGAACTGTTATATCTTGTATTGAGTTACGTCCAGGACAAGGAGCTGTAATTGCTCGTTCAGCTGGAACTTTTGCTCAGTTAATGGCAAGAGACGGGAAATACGCAACAATTAAAATGCCATCTGGAGAAACAAGATTAATCTTGTTAACTTGTTCGGCTACAATTGGAGCTGTTTCTAACTCTGACCACCAATTAGTTGTATCTGGAAAAGCAGGTAGAACAAGATGGTTAGGAAGAAGACCTAGAACTAGACCAGTAGCGATGAACCCAGTTGATCACCCTATGGGAGGTGGTGAAGGACGTTCTTCTGGAGGGCACCCACGTTCAAGAAACGGATTGCCAGCTAAAGGTTACAGAACTCGTTCTAAGAAAAACCCGAGTAACAAGTATATCGTAGAACGTAGAAAGAAATAA
- the fusA gene encoding elongation factor G, giving the protein MARDLKYTRNIGIAAHIDAGKTTTTERILFYTGKSHKIGEVHDGAATMDWMAQEQERGITITSAATTCTWNFPTEQGKVIPQSLPYHFNIIDTPGHVDFTVEVNRSLRVLDGLVFLFSAVDGVEPQSETNWRLADQYRVPRMGFVNKMDRQGANFLAVCGQVKDMLKSNAVAITLPIGDEADFKGIVDLVKNQAIVWHDETQGATFDIVDIPADMVDEVKHYRSILIEEIATYDENLLDKYMEDENSISEEEINNALRAATIDMAIIPMLAGSSFKNKGVQFMLDAVCKYLPSPLDKEGIEGIHPDDADLLEEDQTKILRKPDVKEPFAALAFKIATDPFVGRLAFFRAYSGRLDAGSYVLNTRSGNKERISRIYQMHANKQNPIEFIEAGDIGAAVGFKDIKTGDTLCDEKNPIVLESMKFPDPVIGIAIEPKTKADVDKMGMALAKLAEEDPTFTVRTDEASGQTIISGMGELHLDILVDRMKREFKVEVNQGEPQVEYKEAFTRSATHRETYKKQSGGRGKFGDIVFTIEPADEVDGKVPVGLQFINAVKGGNVPKEYIPAVEKGFREAMKTGPLAGYAVDSLKVTLTDGSFHPVDSDALSFELAARMGYKESGRAAGAVILEPIMKIEVITPEENMGDIVGDLNRRRGQVNDMGDRNGAKTIKADVPLSEMFGYVTTLRTLSSGRATSTMEFSHYAETPSNISEEVIKKAKGNA; this is encoded by the coding sequence ATGGCTAGAGATTTAAAATATACAAGAAATATCGGGATTGCTGCTCACATTGATGCTGGTAAAACAACAACTACTGAGCGTATTCTTTTTTATACTGGAAAATCACACAAAATTGGTGAGGTGCACGATGGTGCTGCGACAATGGACTGGATGGCGCAAGAGCAAGAAAGAGGTATTACAATTACGTCTGCTGCTACAACTTGTACTTGGAACTTTCCAACTGAGCAGGGAAAAGTTATTCCTCAATCATTACCTTATCACTTCAATATTATTGATACTCCTGGGCACGTTGACTTTACTGTAGAGGTAAATCGTTCTTTACGTGTACTTGATGGTTTAGTTTTCTTGTTTAGTGCTGTTGATGGTGTTGAGCCTCAATCAGAGACTAACTGGAGACTTGCAGATCAATATAGAGTTCCTCGTATGGGATTCGTAAACAAAATGGACCGTCAAGGTGCTAACTTTTTAGCTGTATGCGGACAGGTTAAAGATATGTTGAAATCGAATGCGGTTGCAATTACTTTACCTATTGGTGATGAAGCGGATTTTAAAGGTATTGTTGACTTAGTAAAAAATCAAGCTATTGTATGGCATGATGAAACACAAGGAGCTACTTTTGATATCGTTGATATACCTGCTGATATGGTTGACGAAGTAAAACACTATCGTTCTATTCTTATCGAAGAGATTGCTACTTATGACGAGAATCTTTTGGATAAATACATGGAAGATGAAAATTCTATTTCAGAAGAAGAAATCAATAATGCATTAAGAGCTGCTACTATTGATATGGCAATTATTCCAATGCTTGCTGGTTCGTCTTTCAAAAACAAAGGTGTTCAATTTATGTTGGATGCAGTTTGTAAGTATTTACCATCTCCTTTAGATAAAGAAGGTATTGAAGGTATTCATCCTGATGATGCTGATTTATTAGAAGAGGATCAAACTAAAATCTTGCGTAAGCCAGATGTTAAAGAGCCATTTGCTGCTTTAGCATTTAAAATTGCTACTGATCCATTCGTTGGTCGTTTAGCTTTCTTCCGTGCTTACTCTGGGCGTTTAGATGCAGGTTCTTATGTTTTAAATACTCGTTCTGGAAATAAAGAAAGAATTTCTCGTATTTACCAAATGCACGCGAACAAGCAAAATCCAATCGAATTTATTGAGGCTGGAGATATTGGAGCTGCTGTTGGATTTAAAGATATTAAAACAGGAGATACTCTTTGTGATGAAAAGAATCCAATTGTATTGGAATCTATGAAATTCCCGGATCCTGTAATTGGTATTGCTATTGAGCCAAAAACAAAAGCTGACGTTGATAAAATGGGTATGGCTTTAGCTAAATTGGCTGAAGAGGATCCGACATTTACAGTTAGAACTGATGAGGCTTCAGGGCAGACAATTATTTCTGGTATGGGTGAGCTTCACTTAGATATCTTAGTAGATCGTATGAAACGTGAATTTAAAGTTGAAGTAAACCAAGGTGAGCCTCAAGTTGAATACAAAGAAGCGTTTACAAGATCTGCAACACATAGAGAGACTTACAAGAAACAATCTGGAGGTCGTGGTAAATTCGGTGATATCGTATTTACAATTGAGCCTGCTGATGAAGTTGATGGTAAAGTTCCAGTTGGATTACAATTTATCAATGCTGTAAAAGGTGGTAACGTTCCTAAAGAATATATCCCTGCTGTTGAAAAAGGATTTAGAGAAGCTATGAAAACTGGTCCATTAGCAGGATATGCTGTGGATAGTTTAAAAGTAACTTTAACTGATGGATCTTTCCACCCTGTGGATTCTGATGCATTATCTTTTGAATTAGCTGCAAGAATGGGTTATAAAGAGTCTGGACGCGCTGCTGGAGCTGTTATTCTTGAGCCAATCATGAAAATCGAAGTTATTACTCCAGAAGAAAACATGGGTGATATTGTAGGTGACTTGAACCGTCGTAGAGGTCAGGTTAATGATATGGGTGATAGAAATGGTGCAAAAACTATTAAGGCTGATGTGCCTTTATCAGAAATGTTTGGATATGTAACTACATTAAGAACATTATCTTCTGGTAGAGCTACTTCTACAATGGAGTTTTCTCACTATGCAGAAACACCTTCTAATATTTCAGAAGAGGTAATCAAAAAAGCAAAAGGTAACGCTTAA
- the rpsS gene encoding 30S ribosomal protein S19 — protein sequence MARSLKKGPFVHYKLDKKVQENVESGKNSVVKTWSRASMITPDFVGQTIAVHNGRQFVPVYVTENMVGHKLGEFSPTRSFRGHAGAKNKGKK from the coding sequence ATGGCACGTTCATTAAAAAAAGGACCTTTCGTTCATTATAAATTAGACAAGAAAGTTCAAGAAAACGTAGAAAGTGGTAAAAATAGTGTAGTTAAGACTTGGTCTAGAGCTTCTATGATTACTCCGGATTTCGTTGGACAAACTATCGCAGTTCATAACGGTCGTCAATTTGTACCAGTTTACGTAACAGAAAACATGGTAGGTCACAAATTAGGAGAGTTTTCGCCAACTAGATCTTTTAGAGGTCATGCTGGAGCAAAAAATAAAGGTAAAAAATAA
- the rpsL gene encoding 30S ribosomal protein S12, whose protein sequence is MPTIQQLVRTGRTQITKKSKSVALDSCPQRRGVCTRVYTTTPKKPNSAMRKVARVRLTNGNEVNAYIPGEGHNLQEHSIVLVRGGRVKDLPGVRYHIVRGALDTSGVAGRTQRRSKYGAKRPKEAKK, encoded by the coding sequence ATGCCAACAATTCAACAATTAGTAAGAACAGGAAGAACTCAGATAACTAAGAAGAGTAAATCGGTTGCTTTAGATTCTTGTCCTCAAAGAAGAGGGGTTTGTACGCGTGTTTACACTACTACACCAAAAAAACCAAACTCTGCAATGCGTAAAGTTGCGCGTGTGCGTTTGACAAATGGTAATGAGGTGAATGCTTACATTCCTGGAGAAGGACACAATCTACAAGAGCACTCGATAGTATTAGTTAGAGGCGGAAGGGTAAAAGATTTACCAGGTGTTAGATATCATATCGTTCGTGGAGCGCTTGATACGTCAGGTGTTGCGGGAAGAACGCAAAGAAGATCTAAGTACGGTGCTAAACGCCCAAAAGAAGCAAAAAAGTAA
- a CDS encoding BamA/TamA family outer membrane protein: protein MKLFFQTFFFILISTSAYTQNFYLKINGSNILENKTIDSLSYTTIHHNTKSLFDEIKNISKKLSKEGYIDNKIIETKKTNDSTYISVFELKNKIKYIHIYIGTNYTISNFKKKQNDTVIIPYSEIESYLEKETSIAEKSGYSLNKIKLENIQRKNAIIYADLNFKKEKKRVINSIILNYTNQSSTDFFPKGHLKQLNKKYLNKTFNQETLKELYEDINNFEFVSQTKYPEILFTNDSTKIYTYIEKRKANTFDGFIGFSNNEDKKIRLNSYLDASLINTLHAGEHFSLYWKSDGNQQKTFNTKLEIPYIFKTSLAIKAQLNIFKRDSTFQNTKTAIELGYLLNYNSKIYLGYQATESSDIQNTNNSKISDFKNSFITSNYEYKKIDQTNTLFPLKSFFNCTLGYGKRNTNNLPETAEPSSQFYTNLNLAYNIELNKKNLIYINPQLLYLKSTNYINNELFRFGGMNSIRGFAENSLQGNSINLLLTEYRFLANQNLYLHSILDYGLYQDQTSPENKKFNNLVSVGIGVGILTSNGLLKLTIANGTINNSNIKFYNSILNLSYNVKF, encoded by the coding sequence TTGAAACTGTTTTTTCAAACCTTCTTTTTCATTTTAATAAGCACCTCGGCTTACACTCAAAACTTTTACCTAAAAATAAACGGTTCGAATATCCTTGAAAACAAAACTATTGACTCTTTATCCTACACAACAATCCACCATAACACGAAATCACTTTTCGACGAAATTAAAAACATTTCTAAAAAACTTTCAAAAGAAGGCTATATAGACAACAAGATTATTGAAACTAAAAAAACAAATGACAGTACATACATTTCCGTTTTCGAATTAAAAAACAAAATAAAATACATTCATATATATATAGGTACAAATTATACCATTTCTAATTTTAAAAAGAAACAAAACGACACCGTAATCATACCTTATAGTGAAATCGAAAGCTATTTAGAAAAAGAAACTTCAATTGCCGAAAAATCAGGTTATTCACTCAACAAAATCAAACTTGAAAACATACAAAGAAAAAACGCAATAATTTATGCCGATCTGAATTTCAAAAAAGAAAAAAAACGAGTCATAAATTCAATCATCCTAAATTACACAAATCAGAGTTCAACTGATTTCTTTCCTAAAGGTCATCTAAAACAACTCAACAAAAAATATCTAAATAAAACTTTTAATCAAGAAACATTAAAAGAGCTTTACGAAGACATTAATAATTTCGAATTTGTTTCACAAACAAAATATCCTGAAATACTTTTTACGAATGACTCTACAAAAATCTATACTTATATAGAAAAAAGAAAAGCAAACACTTTTGATGGATTTATTGGATTTTCAAACAATGAAGACAAAAAAATAAGATTGAATAGCTACTTAGACGCTTCATTAATAAACACTCTCCATGCTGGGGAACATTTTTCATTATACTGGAAAAGCGACGGAAATCAACAAAAAACTTTTAACACCAAATTAGAAATACCCTACATATTTAAAACTTCGCTCGCAATAAAGGCACAGTTAAATATTTTTAAACGAGACAGCACTTTTCAAAATACAAAAACAGCTATCGAACTGGGATATCTCTTAAATTACAATTCAAAAATTTACCTAGGCTACCAAGCAACAGAATCAAGCGACATCCAAAACACAAACAATTCAAAAATAAGCGACTTTAAGAATTCATTTATTACATCAAATTACGAATACAAGAAAATTGACCAAACCAACACTCTTTTTCCATTAAAGTCTTTTTTTAACTGCACATTAGGATACGGAAAAAGAAACACCAACAACTTGCCAGAAACAGCAGAACCAAGCAGTCAATTTTACACAAATCTAAATTTAGCATACAACATCGAACTGAACAAAAAGAATTTAATATACATCAACCCACAACTTCTTTATCTAAAAAGCACAAATTACATAAACAATGAACTGTTTCGCTTTGGCGGAATGAATTCGATTAGAGGATTTGCAGAAAACAGCTTACAAGGCAACAGTATAAATTTACTATTAACAGAATATCGCTTTCTGGCAAATCAAAATCTTTATCTTCATTCAATTTTAGATTACGGCCTATACCAAGATCAAACATCTCCTGAAAATAAAAAATTCAACAATCTAGTTTCAGTTGGAATAGGAGTCGGAATATTAACATCAAACGGACTTCTAAAACTAACAATAGCAAATGGCACAATAAACAACAGCAATATTAAATTCTACAATAGCATTTTAAACTTATCCTATAATGTAAAATTCTAA